In Eupeodes corollae chromosome 3, idEupCoro1.1, whole genome shotgun sequence, a single genomic region encodes these proteins:
- the LOC129950246 gene encoding angiotensin-converting enzyme-like — protein MTKHLVIYLCYCILLWKSCFATDFKELNKISTASFTEWLQQVNVEYLALNQLSSSFAWDLIVDPNSMVYDEASQLGKHRSKWQIQRCTEAVEINVDNITDIQKRMIWILCRGPRYTEYQGGELSMILNAIQNIYSETEICIPKGFDVCINFNRLWDYTYTRTPENELVKLNMRPVEPKLRIDFNPLNYFDGNLTYADDYYIFRGLKGKSHNPKELEIDEQIRKSEPICLDIERDLEKIMAGNFSALQRMDCALPQDVITRWAWESWRLAMGSEIGNLYPNAVYLMNLGAQNNGYNDIGECWREELEIPDLENFTQKLWHKVKPYYQLLHGVLRNVLFKKFKNQDIDINGPIPAHLLGNMWSQDWSSYHKLLSPFSDVYIEDNVRNSNWTTHDMVKRAEDFFTSMGRNQMTTKFWDHSKFEKANNNTKCHGSAGNMFTADDYRMIVCAETTLNDFYVIVHEMGHIEYYMHVMNQPPLFQDATNSAFGEAIGDAIFLGIMSPQHLNRLGLLDDKFLAPSKKLSTREIRVVHETTEPKEFLKAPVAKSLPQISPDELFTLGNRRYPDFDLLNAKMDSYMHFKDLHDKSINEFDLSHLLRLALEKIPHIPFEYILDQWRWKIFRGDVSIRDANTYFWELSLKEQGIHAPDWINRRDFFDAASKYHVADNTPYVRYFLSSFLQVQIFKGLCEKTVFGKFNTGQELPMPLHRCDIYGSKRAGHILKKALSLGSSVHWTEVLYILTGSREISAQPLIEYYQPLFTWLEKIAIEYEIPVGW, from the exons ATGACAAAGCATTTAGTGATTTACCTATGTTATTGCATTTTATTGTGGAAAAGTTGCTTTGCAACTGATTTCAAAG aGTTGAATAAAATCAGCACCGCTTCATTCACGGAATGGCTACAGCAAGTTAATGTTGAATACCTTGCTCTGAACCAACTATCATCTTCATTTGCTTGGGATCTAATAGTCGATCCTAATTCTATGGTTTACGATGAAGCATCACAATTAGGCAAACACCGTTCCAAATGGCAAATCCAAAGATGTACGGAAGCAGTGGAGATAAACGTTGACAACATAACTGACATCCAAAAACGAATGATTTGGATTCTCTGTCGTGGGCCTAGATACACCGAATACCAAGGagg AGAACTATCAATGATTTTGaatgcaatacaaaatatttactcgGAAACGGAAATTTGTATTCCCAAAGGTTTTGATGTTTGTATAAACTTCAATAGACTTTGGGACTATACCTACACTAGAACTCCTGAAAACGAACTTGTCAAGTTGAATATGAGACCAGTTGAACCTAAATT gCGAATTGACTTTAACCCTCTCAATTATTTCGATGGGAATCTCACCTACGCCGATGACTATTACATTTTTCGAGGACTCAAAGGTAAATCGCATAATCCGAAGGAATTGGAAATCGATGAACAAATTCGAAAATCCGAACCAATCTGTTTGGATATTGAAAGAGACTTGGAGAAAATCATGGCAGGAAACTTCTCAGCCCTTCAGAGGATGGATTGTGCTTTGCCACAAGATGTGATCACTCGATGGGCTTGGGAATCATGGAGATTGGCAATGGGATCAGAAATTGGGAACTTATATCCGAATGCTGTGTATTTGATGAATCTTGGAGCACAAAATAACG GTTACAATGACATTGGAGAATGCTGGCGTGAGGAGCTAGAAATTCCAGATCTGGAAAATTTCACGCAAAAACTTTGGCATAAAGTAAAACCCTACTACCAATTGCTTCACGGGGTCTTAAGAAACGTtctctttaaaaagtttaaaaatcaagACATTGACATAAACGGTCCTATTCCTGCCCACTTGTTAG GCAACATGTGGTCTCAAGATTGGAGTAGCTATCATAAGCTATTATCGCCCTTTTCAGATGTCTACATCGAGGATAATGTCCGTAATTCAAACTGGACAACTCACGATATG GTCAAAAGAGCTGAGGACTTTTTCACGTCAATGGGCAGAAATCAGATGACCACGAAATTTTGGGATCACTCCAAGTTTGAAAAGGCTAATAACAACACCAAGTGTCATGGAAGCGCTGGAAATATGTTTACTGCCGACGATTACCGAATGATAGTTTGTGCCGAAACCACACTCAACGATTTCTATGTGATTGTCCATGAAATGGGACACATTGAGTATTATATGCATGTTATGAATCAGCCACCCCTCTTCCAAGATGCAACAAATTCGGCTTTTGGCGAGGCCATTGGTGATGCAATATTTTTGGGTATCATGAGTCCGCAACATTTGAACAGGCTAGGATTGTTGGATGACAAGTTTTTAGCTCCATCAAAGAAGCTTTCGACTAGAGAAATACGAGTAGTTCATGAAACCACTGAACCCAAGGAATTCCTTAAAGCTCCAGTAGCTAAAAGTTTGCCCCAAATATCACCTGACGAATTGTTTACACTTGGCAATCGGCGATATCCTGACTTCGActtattaaatgcaaaaatgGATTCATATATGCATTTCAAGGATTTACATGATAAGTCTATCAACGAGTTTGATCTGTCACATCTGCTGCGTTTGGCTCTGGAAAAGATTCCTCACATCCCCTTTGAGTATATTTTGGATCAATGGAGATGGAAAATATTTCGGGGAGATGTCTCAATTCGAGACGCAAATACTTATTTTTGGGAGCTAAGTTTGAAGGAGCAGGGTATTCATGCACCAGATTGGATAAATCGACGGGATTTCTTTGACGCAGCTTCTAAATATCACGTTGCAGATAATACTCCATACGTGAG atACTTTCTCTCAAGCTTTCTTCAAGTACAAATCTTCAAAGGACTCTGTGAGAAGACAGTTTTCGGAAAATTCAACACCGGTCAAGAACTCCCAATGCCACTTCATCGCTGTGATATTTACGGCTCAAAAAGAGCCGGTCATATTTTAaa AAAAGCCCTCTCCTTGGGTTCATCAGTTCATTGGACAGAAGTGCTTTACATTTTGACCGGCAGTCGAGAAATCTCCGCTCAACCGCTGATCGAGTACTATCAGCCTTTGTTCACATGGCTCGAAAAAATTGCAATAGAATACGAAATCCCAGTCGGATGGTGA